A genomic window from Equus caballus isolate H_3958 breed thoroughbred chromosome 5, TB-T2T, whole genome shotgun sequence includes:
- the ODF2L gene encoding protein BCAP isoform X3: MNPFGEFMEKPSNDGSHSEELFSHFKSRREKEHLPQHASESQVCCLKQDILNEKTELEATFKEAELATFSVELLLPLFKDTIEEVSFENRGDSLSSMLEKLTGNESENTDLKKKILEKETYIQELSCLFQNEKENALKANRFSQSVKVVHERLQLQIHKKEAENDKLKEHIKSLETKIAEWNLQLRKSKHETVAMKDSSKQKAVALKRASKIYKQRLDHFTGDIENLTSQIRDQEAKLSETISASNAWKSHYEKIVVEKTELEVQIETVKKQISTLLEDLKKMEDDGKNSCEEILRKLQSIEDENETLNLENTKLKTTLAALKDEIVSVENELVELQEVEKQQKTLIEVYKTQIQKLQEAAEMVKSRCENLLHENKLITKNKSKKLEKMRGQMESHLKELECIRDSLTTAEQRLRECQESLQHYQGRCADQAHTVRELQGQVDGNHNLLTKLSLEEENYLIQLKCENLKQKLEQMDAENKELEKKLANQEECLKQSNLKFKEKSAEYTALARQLEAALEEGRQKVSEEIEKMSSRERALQIKILDLETELRKKNEEQKQLVCKMNSKAQHQEVYLKEIEQTLEKSENQNESIKNYLQFLKTSYVTMFG; the protein is encoded by the exons CCTAAAGCAGGACATCCTAAATGAAAAGACTGAATTGGAAGCAACATTTAAGGAAGCTGAGTTGGCAACCTTTTCTGTAGAATTACTTTTGCCATTATTTAAGGACACTATTGAAGAGGTGAGTTTTGAAAAT AGAGGGGACAGTTTATCCAGCATGTTAGAAAAGCTAACTGGTAATGAAAGTGAGAACACT GATCTTAAGAAGAAGATACTTGAAAAGGAGACCTATATCCAAGAACTTTCTTGTCTGTTTCAGAATGAAAAG gAAAATGCTTTGAAAGCAAACCGTTTTTCACAATCAGTAAAAGTAGTGCATGAACGACTACAGCTCCAAATTCataaaaaggaagcagagaatgATAAATTAAAAGAACACATAAAG AGCTTAGAAACCAAGATAGCTGAATGGAACTTGCAATTGAGAAAAAGTAAGCATGAGACTGTAGCAATGAAAGATTCAAGTAAGCAAAAAGCAGTAGCTCTAAAAAGAGCATCTAAAATTTACAAACAAAGGCTTGACCATTTTACTGGAGACATTGAAAACCTTACTTCCCAGATTAGAGATCAG GAAGCCAAGTTGTCTGAAACAATCTCAGCTTCCAATGCCTGGAAAAGTCATTATGAGAAAATTGTAGTAGAAAAAACTGAATTGGAAGTTCAGATCGAAACagtgaaaaa GCAAATCAGTACTCTTTTGGAAGACCTGAAGAAAATGGAAGACGATGGAAAAAATTCATGTGAAGAAATTCTTAGAAAACTTCAATCAATTGAAGATGAAAATGAAACTCTGAATCTtgagaatacaaaattaaaa ACTACACTTGCTGCTTTGAAGGACGAGATCGTTTCTGTTGAAAATGAACTCGTAGAATTGCAAGaagtagaaaaacaacagaaaactctTATTGAAGTGTATAAAACTCAG atacaAAAGTTGCAAGAAGCAGCTGAAATGGTGAAAAGCAGATGTGAAAATTTACTACATGAAAATAAgctaataacaaaaaacaaaagtaaaaaattagaGAAG ATGAGAGGCCAGATGGAGTCTCATCTGAAGGAGTTAGAGTGCATCCGCGATTCCTTGACGACGGCGGAGCAGAGGCTTCGGGAGTGTCAGGAGAGTCTGCAGCACTACCAGGGGAGATGTGCAGACCAGGCCCACACCGTTAGGGAGCTGCAGGGCCAG gttGATGGAAATCACAATCTTCTGACAAAGCTTTCTCTGGAAGAGGAAAATTATCTTATTCAGTTGAAGTGTGAAAATCTTAAACA aaaattagaacagATGGATGCGGAAAATAAAGAGCTTGAAAAGAAGCTGGCAAACCAAGAAGAATGTCTAAAGCAAAGCAATCTTAAGTTTAAAGAGAAATCTGCAGAATATACAGCATTGGCCAGACAGCTGGAAGCTGCTTTagaagaaggaagacaaaag gtttctgaagaaatagagaaaatgtcATCTAGAGAGAGGgctttacaaattaaaatattagatCTGGAAACTGagcttagaaagaaaaatgaagaacaaaaacaacTTGTTTGCAAAATGAACAGT aaagcacAACATCAGGAAGtatatttgaaagaaatagaacagaCTCTTGAAAAGTCGGAGAATCAAAATGAGAGTATTAAGAATTATTTACAGTTTCTTAAAACTTCTTATGTAACAATGTTTGGATAA
- the ODF2L gene encoding protein BCAP isoform X4, translated as MNPFGEFMEKPSNDGSHSEELFSHFKSRREKEHLPQHASESQVCCLKQDILNEKTELEATFKEAELATFSVELLLPLFKDTIEERGDSLSSMLEKLTGNESENTDLKKKILEKETYIQELSCLFQNEKENALKANRFSQSVKVVHERLQLQIHKKEAENDKLKEHIKSLETKIAEWNLQLRKSKHETVAMKDSSKQKAVALKRASKIYKQRLDHFTGDIENLTSQIRDQEAKLSETISASNAWKSHYEKIVVEKTELEVQIETVKKQISTLLEDLKKMEDDGKNSCEEILRKLQSIEDENETLNLENTKLKTTLAALKDEIVSVENELVELQEVEKQQKTLIEVYKTQIQKLQEAAEMVKSRCENLLHENKLITKNKSKKLEKMRGQMESHLKELECIRDSLTTAEQRLRECQESLQHYQGRCADQAHTVRELQGQVDGNHNLLTKLSLEEENYLIQLKCENLKQKLEQMDAENKELEKKLANQEECLKQSNLKFKEKSAEYTALARQLEAALEEGRQKVSEEIEKMSSRERALQIKILDLETELRKKNEEQKQLVCKMNSKAQHQEVYLKEIEQTLEKSENQNESIKNYLQFLKTSYVTMFG; from the exons CCTAAAGCAGGACATCCTAAATGAAAAGACTGAATTGGAAGCAACATTTAAGGAAGCTGAGTTGGCAACCTTTTCTGTAGAATTACTTTTGCCATTATTTAAGGACACTATTGAAGAG AGAGGGGACAGTTTATCCAGCATGTTAGAAAAGCTAACTGGTAATGAAAGTGAGAACACT GATCTTAAGAAGAAGATACTTGAAAAGGAGACCTATATCCAAGAACTTTCTTGTCTGTTTCAGAATGAAAAG gAAAATGCTTTGAAAGCAAACCGTTTTTCACAATCAGTAAAAGTAGTGCATGAACGACTACAGCTCCAAATTCataaaaaggaagcagagaatgATAAATTAAAAGAACACATAAAG AGCTTAGAAACCAAGATAGCTGAATGGAACTTGCAATTGAGAAAAAGTAAGCATGAGACTGTAGCAATGAAAGATTCAAGTAAGCAAAAAGCAGTAGCTCTAAAAAGAGCATCTAAAATTTACAAACAAAGGCTTGACCATTTTACTGGAGACATTGAAAACCTTACTTCCCAGATTAGAGATCAG GAAGCCAAGTTGTCTGAAACAATCTCAGCTTCCAATGCCTGGAAAAGTCATTATGAGAAAATTGTAGTAGAAAAAACTGAATTGGAAGTTCAGATCGAAACagtgaaaaa GCAAATCAGTACTCTTTTGGAAGACCTGAAGAAAATGGAAGACGATGGAAAAAATTCATGTGAAGAAATTCTTAGAAAACTTCAATCAATTGAAGATGAAAATGAAACTCTGAATCTtgagaatacaaaattaaaa ACTACACTTGCTGCTTTGAAGGACGAGATCGTTTCTGTTGAAAATGAACTCGTAGAATTGCAAGaagtagaaaaacaacagaaaactctTATTGAAGTGTATAAAACTCAG atacaAAAGTTGCAAGAAGCAGCTGAAATGGTGAAAAGCAGATGTGAAAATTTACTACATGAAAATAAgctaataacaaaaaacaaaagtaaaaaattagaGAAG ATGAGAGGCCAGATGGAGTCTCATCTGAAGGAGTTAGAGTGCATCCGCGATTCCTTGACGACGGCGGAGCAGAGGCTTCGGGAGTGTCAGGAGAGTCTGCAGCACTACCAGGGGAGATGTGCAGACCAGGCCCACACCGTTAGGGAGCTGCAGGGCCAG gttGATGGAAATCACAATCTTCTGACAAAGCTTTCTCTGGAAGAGGAAAATTATCTTATTCAGTTGAAGTGTGAAAATCTTAAACA aaaattagaacagATGGATGCGGAAAATAAAGAGCTTGAAAAGAAGCTGGCAAACCAAGAAGAATGTCTAAAGCAAAGCAATCTTAAGTTTAAAGAGAAATCTGCAGAATATACAGCATTGGCCAGACAGCTGGAAGCTGCTTTagaagaaggaagacaaaag gtttctgaagaaatagagaaaatgtcATCTAGAGAGAGGgctttacaaattaaaatattagatCTGGAAACTGagcttagaaagaaaaatgaagaacaaaaacaacTTGTTTGCAAAATGAACAGT aaagcacAACATCAGGAAGtatatttgaaagaaatagaacagaCTCTTGAAAAGTCGGAGAATCAAAATGAGAGTATTAAGAATTATTTACAGTTTCTTAAAACTTCTTATGTAACAATGTTTGGATAA
- the ODF2L gene encoding protein BCAP isoform X10, with product MNPFGEFMEKPSNDGSHSEELFSHFKSRREKEHLPQHASESQVCCLKQDILNEKTELEATFKEAELATFSVELLLPLFKDTIEEVSFENRGDSLSSMLEKLTGNESENTDLKKKILEKETYIQELSCLFQNEKENALKANRFSQSVKVVHERLQLQIHKKEAENDKLKEHIKSLETKIAEWNLQLRKSKHETVAMKDSSKQKAVALKRASKIYKQRLDHFTGDIENLTSQIRDQEAKLSETISASNAWKSHYEKIVVEKTELEVQIETVKKQISTLLEDLKKMEDDGKNSCEEILRKLQSIEDENETLNLENTKLKTTLAALKDEIVSVENELVELQEVEKQQKTLIEVYKTQIQKLQEAAEMVKSRCENLLHENKLITKNKSKKLEKVDGNHNLLTKLSLEEENYLIQLKCENLKQKLEQMDAENKELEKKLANQEECLKQSNLKFKEKSAEYTALARQLEAALEEGRQKVSEEIEKMSSRERALQIKILDLETELRKKNEEQKQLVCKMNSKAQHQEVYLKEIEQTLEKSENQNESIKNYLQFLKTSYVTMFG from the exons CCTAAAGCAGGACATCCTAAATGAAAAGACTGAATTGGAAGCAACATTTAAGGAAGCTGAGTTGGCAACCTTTTCTGTAGAATTACTTTTGCCATTATTTAAGGACACTATTGAAGAGGTGAGTTTTGAAAAT AGAGGGGACAGTTTATCCAGCATGTTAGAAAAGCTAACTGGTAATGAAAGTGAGAACACT GATCTTAAGAAGAAGATACTTGAAAAGGAGACCTATATCCAAGAACTTTCTTGTCTGTTTCAGAATGAAAAG gAAAATGCTTTGAAAGCAAACCGTTTTTCACAATCAGTAAAAGTAGTGCATGAACGACTACAGCTCCAAATTCataaaaaggaagcagagaatgATAAATTAAAAGAACACATAAAG AGCTTAGAAACCAAGATAGCTGAATGGAACTTGCAATTGAGAAAAAGTAAGCATGAGACTGTAGCAATGAAAGATTCAAGTAAGCAAAAAGCAGTAGCTCTAAAAAGAGCATCTAAAATTTACAAACAAAGGCTTGACCATTTTACTGGAGACATTGAAAACCTTACTTCCCAGATTAGAGATCAG GAAGCCAAGTTGTCTGAAACAATCTCAGCTTCCAATGCCTGGAAAAGTCATTATGAGAAAATTGTAGTAGAAAAAACTGAATTGGAAGTTCAGATCGAAACagtgaaaaa GCAAATCAGTACTCTTTTGGAAGACCTGAAGAAAATGGAAGACGATGGAAAAAATTCATGTGAAGAAATTCTTAGAAAACTTCAATCAATTGAAGATGAAAATGAAACTCTGAATCTtgagaatacaaaattaaaa ACTACACTTGCTGCTTTGAAGGACGAGATCGTTTCTGTTGAAAATGAACTCGTAGAATTGCAAGaagtagaaaaacaacagaaaactctTATTGAAGTGTATAAAACTCAG atacaAAAGTTGCAAGAAGCAGCTGAAATGGTGAAAAGCAGATGTGAAAATTTACTACATGAAAATAAgctaataacaaaaaacaaaagtaaaaaattagaGAAG gttGATGGAAATCACAATCTTCTGACAAAGCTTTCTCTGGAAGAGGAAAATTATCTTATTCAGTTGAAGTGTGAAAATCTTAAACA aaaattagaacagATGGATGCGGAAAATAAAGAGCTTGAAAAGAAGCTGGCAAACCAAGAAGAATGTCTAAAGCAAAGCAATCTTAAGTTTAAAGAGAAATCTGCAGAATATACAGCATTGGCCAGACAGCTGGAAGCTGCTTTagaagaaggaagacaaaag gtttctgaagaaatagagaaaatgtcATCTAGAGAGAGGgctttacaaattaaaatattagatCTGGAAACTGagcttagaaagaaaaatgaagaacaaaaacaacTTGTTTGCAAAATGAACAGT aaagcacAACATCAGGAAGtatatttgaaagaaatagaacagaCTCTTGAAAAGTCGGAGAATCAAAATGAGAGTATTAAGAATTATTTACAGTTTCTTAAAACTTCTTATGTAACAATGTTTGGATAA
- the ODF2L gene encoding protein BCAP isoform X13: MNPFGEFMEKPSNDGSHSEELFSHFKSRREKEHLPQHASESQVCCLKQDILNEKTELEATFKEAELATFSVELLLPLFKDTIEEVSFENRGDSLSSMLEKLTGNESENTDLKKKILEKETYIQELSCLFQNEKENALKANRFSQSVKVVHERLQLQIHKKEAENDKLKEHIKSLETKIAEWNLQLRKSKHETVAMKDSSKQKAVALKRASKIYKQRLDHFTGDIENLTSQIRDQEAKLSETISASNAWKSHYEKIVVEKTELEVQIETVKKQISTLLEDLKKMEDDGKNSCEEILRKLQSIEDENETLNLENTKLKTTLAALKDEIVSVENELVELQEVEKQQKTLIEVYKTQIQKLQEAAEMVKSRCENLLHENKLITKNKSKKLEKVDGNHNLLTKLSLEEENYLIQLKCENLKQKLEQMDAENKELEKKLANQEECLKQSNLKFKEKSAEYTALARQLEAALEEGRQKKAQHQEVYLKEIEQTLEKSENQNESIKNYLQFLKTSYVTMFG; the protein is encoded by the exons CCTAAAGCAGGACATCCTAAATGAAAAGACTGAATTGGAAGCAACATTTAAGGAAGCTGAGTTGGCAACCTTTTCTGTAGAATTACTTTTGCCATTATTTAAGGACACTATTGAAGAGGTGAGTTTTGAAAAT AGAGGGGACAGTTTATCCAGCATGTTAGAAAAGCTAACTGGTAATGAAAGTGAGAACACT GATCTTAAGAAGAAGATACTTGAAAAGGAGACCTATATCCAAGAACTTTCTTGTCTGTTTCAGAATGAAAAG gAAAATGCTTTGAAAGCAAACCGTTTTTCACAATCAGTAAAAGTAGTGCATGAACGACTACAGCTCCAAATTCataaaaaggaagcagagaatgATAAATTAAAAGAACACATAAAG AGCTTAGAAACCAAGATAGCTGAATGGAACTTGCAATTGAGAAAAAGTAAGCATGAGACTGTAGCAATGAAAGATTCAAGTAAGCAAAAAGCAGTAGCTCTAAAAAGAGCATCTAAAATTTACAAACAAAGGCTTGACCATTTTACTGGAGACATTGAAAACCTTACTTCCCAGATTAGAGATCAG GAAGCCAAGTTGTCTGAAACAATCTCAGCTTCCAATGCCTGGAAAAGTCATTATGAGAAAATTGTAGTAGAAAAAACTGAATTGGAAGTTCAGATCGAAACagtgaaaaa GCAAATCAGTACTCTTTTGGAAGACCTGAAGAAAATGGAAGACGATGGAAAAAATTCATGTGAAGAAATTCTTAGAAAACTTCAATCAATTGAAGATGAAAATGAAACTCTGAATCTtgagaatacaaaattaaaa ACTACACTTGCTGCTTTGAAGGACGAGATCGTTTCTGTTGAAAATGAACTCGTAGAATTGCAAGaagtagaaaaacaacagaaaactctTATTGAAGTGTATAAAACTCAG atacaAAAGTTGCAAGAAGCAGCTGAAATGGTGAAAAGCAGATGTGAAAATTTACTACATGAAAATAAgctaataacaaaaaacaaaagtaaaaaattagaGAAG gttGATGGAAATCACAATCTTCTGACAAAGCTTTCTCTGGAAGAGGAAAATTATCTTATTCAGTTGAAGTGTGAAAATCTTAAACA aaaattagaacagATGGATGCGGAAAATAAAGAGCTTGAAAAGAAGCTGGCAAACCAAGAAGAATGTCTAAAGCAAAGCAATCTTAAGTTTAAAGAGAAATCTGCAGAATATACAGCATTGGCCAGACAGCTGGAAGCTGCTTTagaagaaggaagacaaaag aaagcacAACATCAGGAAGtatatttgaaagaaatagaacagaCTCTTGAAAAGTCGGAGAATCAAAATGAGAGTATTAAGAATTATTTACAGTTTCTTAAAACTTCTTATGTAACAATGTTTGGATAA
- the ODF2L gene encoding protein BCAP isoform X11, whose amino-acid sequence MNPFGEFMEKPSNDGSHSEELFSHFKSRREKEHLPQHASESQVCCLKQDILNEKTELEATFKEAELATFSVELLLPLFKDTIEERGDSLSSMLEKLTGNESENTDLKKKILEKETYIQELSCLFQNEKENALKANRFSQSVKVVHERLQLQIHKKEAENDKLKEHIKSLETKIAEWNLQLRKSKHETVAMKDSSKQKAVALKRASKIYKQRLDHFTGDIENLTSQIRDQEAKLSETISASNAWKSHYEKIVVEKTELEVQIETVKKQISTLLEDLKKMEDDGKNSCEEILRKLQSIEDENETLNLENTKLKTTLAALKDEIVSVENELVELQEVEKQQKTLIEVYKTQIQKLQEAAEMVKSRCENLLHENKLITKNKSKKLEKVDGNHNLLTKLSLEEENYLIQLKCENLKQKLEQMDAENKELEKKLANQEECLKQSNLKFKEKSAEYTALARQLEAALEEGRQKVSEEIEKMSSRERALQIKILDLETELRKKNEEQKQLVCKMNSKAQHQEVYLKEIEQTLEKSENQNESIKNYLQFLKTSYVTMFG is encoded by the exons CCTAAAGCAGGACATCCTAAATGAAAAGACTGAATTGGAAGCAACATTTAAGGAAGCTGAGTTGGCAACCTTTTCTGTAGAATTACTTTTGCCATTATTTAAGGACACTATTGAAGAG AGAGGGGACAGTTTATCCAGCATGTTAGAAAAGCTAACTGGTAATGAAAGTGAGAACACT GATCTTAAGAAGAAGATACTTGAAAAGGAGACCTATATCCAAGAACTTTCTTGTCTGTTTCAGAATGAAAAG gAAAATGCTTTGAAAGCAAACCGTTTTTCACAATCAGTAAAAGTAGTGCATGAACGACTACAGCTCCAAATTCataaaaaggaagcagagaatgATAAATTAAAAGAACACATAAAG AGCTTAGAAACCAAGATAGCTGAATGGAACTTGCAATTGAGAAAAAGTAAGCATGAGACTGTAGCAATGAAAGATTCAAGTAAGCAAAAAGCAGTAGCTCTAAAAAGAGCATCTAAAATTTACAAACAAAGGCTTGACCATTTTACTGGAGACATTGAAAACCTTACTTCCCAGATTAGAGATCAG GAAGCCAAGTTGTCTGAAACAATCTCAGCTTCCAATGCCTGGAAAAGTCATTATGAGAAAATTGTAGTAGAAAAAACTGAATTGGAAGTTCAGATCGAAACagtgaaaaa GCAAATCAGTACTCTTTTGGAAGACCTGAAGAAAATGGAAGACGATGGAAAAAATTCATGTGAAGAAATTCTTAGAAAACTTCAATCAATTGAAGATGAAAATGAAACTCTGAATCTtgagaatacaaaattaaaa ACTACACTTGCTGCTTTGAAGGACGAGATCGTTTCTGTTGAAAATGAACTCGTAGAATTGCAAGaagtagaaaaacaacagaaaactctTATTGAAGTGTATAAAACTCAG atacaAAAGTTGCAAGAAGCAGCTGAAATGGTGAAAAGCAGATGTGAAAATTTACTACATGAAAATAAgctaataacaaaaaacaaaagtaaaaaattagaGAAG gttGATGGAAATCACAATCTTCTGACAAAGCTTTCTCTGGAAGAGGAAAATTATCTTATTCAGTTGAAGTGTGAAAATCTTAAACA aaaattagaacagATGGATGCGGAAAATAAAGAGCTTGAAAAGAAGCTGGCAAACCAAGAAGAATGTCTAAAGCAAAGCAATCTTAAGTTTAAAGAGAAATCTGCAGAATATACAGCATTGGCCAGACAGCTGGAAGCTGCTTTagaagaaggaagacaaaag gtttctgaagaaatagagaaaatgtcATCTAGAGAGAGGgctttacaaattaaaatattagatCTGGAAACTGagcttagaaagaaaaatgaagaacaaaaacaacTTGTTTGCAAAATGAACAGT aaagcacAACATCAGGAAGtatatttgaaagaaatagaacagaCTCTTGAAAAGTCGGAGAATCAAAATGAGAGTATTAAGAATTATTTACAGTTTCTTAAAACTTCTTATGTAACAATGTTTGGATAA
- the ODF2L gene encoding protein BCAP isoform X9, with translation MNPFGEFMEKPSNDGSHSEELFSHFKSRREKEHLPQHASESQVCCLKQDILNEKTELEATFKEAELATFSVELLLPLFKDTIEERGDSLSSMLEKLTGNESENTDLKKKILEKETYIQELSCLFQNEKENALKANRFSQSVKVVHERLQLQIHKKEAENDKLKEHIKSLETKIAEWNLQLRKSKHETVAMKDSSKQKAVALKRASKIYKQRLDHFTGDIENLTSQIRDQEAKLSETISASNAWKSHYEKIVVEKTELEVQIETVKKQISTLLEDLKKMEDDGKNSCEEILRKLQSIEDENETLNLENTKLKTTLAALKDEIVSVENELVELQEVEKQQKTLIEVYKTQIQKLQEAAEMVKSRCENLLHENKLITKNKSKKLEKMRGQMESHLKELECIRDSLTTAEQRLRECQESLQHYQGRCADQAHTVRELQGQVDGNHNLLTKLSLEEENYLIQLKCENLKQKLEQMDAENKELEKKLANQEECLKQSNLKFKEKSAEYTALARQLEAALEEGRQKKAQHQEVYLKEIEQTLEKSENQNESIKNYLQFLKTSYVTMFG, from the exons CCTAAAGCAGGACATCCTAAATGAAAAGACTGAATTGGAAGCAACATTTAAGGAAGCTGAGTTGGCAACCTTTTCTGTAGAATTACTTTTGCCATTATTTAAGGACACTATTGAAGAG AGAGGGGACAGTTTATCCAGCATGTTAGAAAAGCTAACTGGTAATGAAAGTGAGAACACT GATCTTAAGAAGAAGATACTTGAAAAGGAGACCTATATCCAAGAACTTTCTTGTCTGTTTCAGAATGAAAAG gAAAATGCTTTGAAAGCAAACCGTTTTTCACAATCAGTAAAAGTAGTGCATGAACGACTACAGCTCCAAATTCataaaaaggaagcagagaatgATAAATTAAAAGAACACATAAAG AGCTTAGAAACCAAGATAGCTGAATGGAACTTGCAATTGAGAAAAAGTAAGCATGAGACTGTAGCAATGAAAGATTCAAGTAAGCAAAAAGCAGTAGCTCTAAAAAGAGCATCTAAAATTTACAAACAAAGGCTTGACCATTTTACTGGAGACATTGAAAACCTTACTTCCCAGATTAGAGATCAG GAAGCCAAGTTGTCTGAAACAATCTCAGCTTCCAATGCCTGGAAAAGTCATTATGAGAAAATTGTAGTAGAAAAAACTGAATTGGAAGTTCAGATCGAAACagtgaaaaa GCAAATCAGTACTCTTTTGGAAGACCTGAAGAAAATGGAAGACGATGGAAAAAATTCATGTGAAGAAATTCTTAGAAAACTTCAATCAATTGAAGATGAAAATGAAACTCTGAATCTtgagaatacaaaattaaaa ACTACACTTGCTGCTTTGAAGGACGAGATCGTTTCTGTTGAAAATGAACTCGTAGAATTGCAAGaagtagaaaaacaacagaaaactctTATTGAAGTGTATAAAACTCAG atacaAAAGTTGCAAGAAGCAGCTGAAATGGTGAAAAGCAGATGTGAAAATTTACTACATGAAAATAAgctaataacaaaaaacaaaagtaaaaaattagaGAAG ATGAGAGGCCAGATGGAGTCTCATCTGAAGGAGTTAGAGTGCATCCGCGATTCCTTGACGACGGCGGAGCAGAGGCTTCGGGAGTGTCAGGAGAGTCTGCAGCACTACCAGGGGAGATGTGCAGACCAGGCCCACACCGTTAGGGAGCTGCAGGGCCAG gttGATGGAAATCACAATCTTCTGACAAAGCTTTCTCTGGAAGAGGAAAATTATCTTATTCAGTTGAAGTGTGAAAATCTTAAACA aaaattagaacagATGGATGCGGAAAATAAAGAGCTTGAAAAGAAGCTGGCAAACCAAGAAGAATGTCTAAAGCAAAGCAATCTTAAGTTTAAAGAGAAATCTGCAGAATATACAGCATTGGCCAGACAGCTGGAAGCTGCTTTagaagaaggaagacaaaag aaagcacAACATCAGGAAGtatatttgaaagaaatagaacagaCTCTTGAAAAGTCGGAGAATCAAAATGAGAGTATTAAGAATTATTTACAGTTTCTTAAAACTTCTTATGTAACAATGTTTGGATAA